One part of the Drosophila teissieri strain GT53w chromosome 3R, Prin_Dtei_1.1, whole genome shotgun sequence genome encodes these proteins:
- the LOC122618745 gene encoding bestrophin-2 isoform X5, translating to MTITYTGEVATCRGFGCFLKLLLRWRGSIYKLVWLDLLAFLTIYYAINMVYRFGLNPGQKETFEAIVQYCDSYRELIPLSFVLGFYVSIVMTRWWNQYTSIPWPDPIAVFVSSNVHGQDERGRMMRRTIMRYVCLCLTMVLANVSPRVKKRFPGLNNLVEAGLLNDNEKTIIETMNKAFPRPSKHWLPIVWAASIITRARKEGRIRDDFAVKTIIDELNKFRGQCGLLISYDTISVPLVYTQVVTLAVYSYFLTCCMGQQWTDGKVVGNTTYLNKVDLYFPVFTTLQFFFYMGWLKVAESLINPFGEDDDDFEVNWMVDRNLQVSYLIVDEMHHDHPELLKDQYWDEVFPNELPYTIAAERFRENHPEPSTAKIEVPKNAAMPSTMSSVRIDEMVGNANGDPAAAADAKIPIPVTGQAQVPGADSGVQTVTYDFPKGSPDEEPKPLTALRTARLSIACCCTDC from the exons ATGACAATTACGTACACAGGTGAAGTGGCCACTTGTCGCGGCTTTGGCTGTTTTCTCAAATTGCTGCTCAG ATGGCGAGGAAGCATTTACAAACTGGTTTGGCTAGATCTTCTCGCCTTCTTGACCATCTACTATGCGATCAACATGGTGTATCGCTTTGGCCTCAACCCTGGACAAAAAGA AACCTTTGAGGCCATTGTTCAGTACTGTGATAGCTACAGAGAACTCATCCCCCTGTCCTTCGTCCTGGGTTTCTATGTATCGATTGTGATGACCCGTTGGTGGAACCAGTACACCTCCATTCCCTGGCCAGATCCCATTGCCGTCTTTGTCAGCTCGAATGTCCACGGCCAGGATGAGCGGGGACGCATGATGAGGCGAACCATTATGCGATATGTGTGCCTTTGCTTGACGATGGTCCTGGCGAATGTTTCGCCGAGGGTGAAGAAGCGTTTCCCCGGCCTCAATAATCTGGTGGAAGCGGGTCTGCTCAATGACAATGAAAAGACCATCATCGAGACCATGAACAAGGCCTTTCCCAGACCTTCGAAGCATTGGCTGCCCATCGTTTGGGCTGCCAGTATCATAACTAGGGCCAGAAAGGAAGGTCGCATTCGTGATGATTTTGCGGTGAAGACCATCATCGATGAGCTGAACAAGTTTCGTGGTCAGTGTGGACTCCTTATCAGCTACGATACCATCAGTGTACCCCTGGTGTACACCCAAGTGGTGACCCTGGCGGTATATTCGTACTTCCTTACCTGCTGCATGGGTCAGCAGTGGACAGATGGCAAGGTGGTGGGCAATACCACATACCTGAACAAGGTGGATCTGTACTTTCCAGTATTCACAACGCTGCAGTTCTTCTTCTACATGGGTTGGCTCAAGGTGGCCGAGTCGCTGATCAATCCATTTGGCGAGGACGATGACGATTTCGAG GTCAACTGGATGGTAGATCGCAATCTGCAGGTGTCATATCTGATCGTCGACGAGATGCACCACGACCATCCGGAGCTGCTGAAGGATCAGTACTGGGACGAGGTGTTCCCCAACGAGCTGCCCTACACAATAGCTGCCGAGAGATTCCGGGAGAATCATCCAGAGCCGTCCACTGCCAAGATCGAGGTGCCCAAGAATGCGGCCATGCCATCGACAATGTCGTCCGTTCGCATCGATGAAATGGTTGGTAATGCTAATGGTGATCCCGCCGCCGCTGCGGACGCGAAAATCCCGATCCCGGTTACGGGTCAAGCTCAAGTTCCGGGTGCGGACTCCGGCGTCCAAACCGTTACTTATGATTTTCCCAAGGGCTCGCCAGATGAGGAG CCTAAGCCTTTAACTGCACTTCGCACTGCACGACTTTCAATTGCTTGCTGCTGCACTGACTGTTGA
- the LOC122618745 gene encoding bestrophin-2 isoform X6 encodes MTITYTGEVATCRGFGCFLKLLLRWRGSIYKLVWLDLLAFLTIYYAINMVYRFGLNPGQKETFEAIVQYCDSYRELIPLSFVLGFYVSIVMTRWWNQYTSIPWPDPIAVFVSSNVHGQDERGRMMRRTIMRYVCLCLTMVLANVSPRVKKRFPGLNNLVEAGLLNDNEKTIIETMNKAFPRPSKHWLPIVWAASIITRARKEGRIRDDFAVKTIIDELNKFRGQCGLLISYDTISVPLVYTQVVTLAVYSYFLTCCMGQQWTDGKVVGNTTYLNKVDLYFPVFTTLQFFFYMGWLKVAESLINPFGEDDDDFEVNWMVDRNLQVSYLIVDEMHHDHPELLKDQYWDEVFPNELPYTIAAERFRENHPEPSTAKIEVPKNAAMPSTMSSVRIDEMVGNANGDPAAAADAKIPIPVTGQAQVPGADSGVQTVTYDFPKGSPDEEDLSTA; translated from the exons ATGACAATTACGTACACAGGTGAAGTGGCCACTTGTCGCGGCTTTGGCTGTTTTCTCAAATTGCTGCTCAG ATGGCGAGGAAGCATTTACAAACTGGTTTGGCTAGATCTTCTCGCCTTCTTGACCATCTACTATGCGATCAACATGGTGTATCGCTTTGGCCTCAACCCTGGACAAAAAGA AACCTTTGAGGCCATTGTTCAGTACTGTGATAGCTACAGAGAACTCATCCCCCTGTCCTTCGTCCTGGGTTTCTATGTATCGATTGTGATGACCCGTTGGTGGAACCAGTACACCTCCATTCCCTGGCCAGATCCCATTGCCGTCTTTGTCAGCTCGAATGTCCACGGCCAGGATGAGCGGGGACGCATGATGAGGCGAACCATTATGCGATATGTGTGCCTTTGCTTGACGATGGTCCTGGCGAATGTTTCGCCGAGGGTGAAGAAGCGTTTCCCCGGCCTCAATAATCTGGTGGAAGCGGGTCTGCTCAATGACAATGAAAAGACCATCATCGAGACCATGAACAAGGCCTTTCCCAGACCTTCGAAGCATTGGCTGCCCATCGTTTGGGCTGCCAGTATCATAACTAGGGCCAGAAAGGAAGGTCGCATTCGTGATGATTTTGCGGTGAAGACCATCATCGATGAGCTGAACAAGTTTCGTGGTCAGTGTGGACTCCTTATCAGCTACGATACCATCAGTGTACCCCTGGTGTACACCCAAGTGGTGACCCTGGCGGTATATTCGTACTTCCTTACCTGCTGCATGGGTCAGCAGTGGACAGATGGCAAGGTGGTGGGCAATACCACATACCTGAACAAGGTGGATCTGTACTTTCCAGTATTCACAACGCTGCAGTTCTTCTTCTACATGGGTTGGCTCAAGGTGGCCGAGTCGCTGATCAATCCATTTGGCGAGGACGATGACGATTTCGAG GTCAACTGGATGGTAGATCGCAATCTGCAGGTGTCATATCTGATCGTCGACGAGATGCACCACGACCATCCGGAGCTGCTGAAGGATCAGTACTGGGACGAGGTGTTCCCCAACGAGCTGCCCTACACAATAGCTGCCGAGAGATTCCGGGAGAATCATCCAGAGCCGTCCACTGCCAAGATCGAGGTGCCCAAGAATGCGGCCATGCCATCGACAATGTCGTCCGTTCGCATCGATGAAATGGTTGGTAATGCTAATGGTGATCCCGCCGCCGCTGCGGACGCGAAAATCCCGATCCCGGTTACGGGTCAAGCTCAAGTTCCGGGTGCGGACTCCGGCGTCCAAACCGTTACTTATGATTTTCCCAAGGGCTCGCCAGATGAGGAG GATCTGTCCACAGCCTAA
- the LOC122619302 gene encoding uncharacterized protein LOC122619302 isoform X2 — protein sequence MMMTTGKRPDSQGLWLLPVLLFLVGQVTTQEPPAAPSEFAPHVTATCKAGTMNIKVKMSSGYTGAVHVRDYRTPGCMAMGDGSDQVAFSLNLWAKQGASDYCGILVSNRTEERSIQLAVRVHKTLELADDKFYVITCGKSGYARDDNAHVVLKFLENDHRVRETVYGHEYKIRAEFSKPNDTYGLRVGNCFAFDKKNRTQKLTDDSGCPYDSKIISRFVPTADGRAAEAVLSSMFKFPEGSEVHLQCDVIQCYGRCVEIDDCNDVALAGFGKGTNGPRKFGPNEEGSSLAGTTVFVLDPAEARLISGNCDDGIRPSWLLWLTITLGVLFLIMLLMNIFLCTAMSCSCANTEIIEKEPSIIEEYDPYRSWHGSQYGSRYSLHGRDAHKGYTSGGSTIHSNRSDRY from the exons ATGATGATGACGACAGGAAAGAGGCCAGATAGCCAGGGCCTTTGGCTCCTGCCCGTGCTGCTGTTTCTGGTTGGACAG GTCACAACACAGGAACCACCAGCTGCCCCATCCGAATTCGCTCCCCATGTAACGGCCACTTGCAAGGCGGGCACAATGAACATCAAGGTGAAGATGAGCTCCGGCTACACGGGCGCCGTCCACGTCCGGGATTACCGCACTCCGGGCTGCATGGCCATGGGCGATGGCAGCGACCAGGTGGCTTTTAGCCTCAATCTGTGGGCCAAACAGGGCGCCAGCGACTATTGCGGCATCCTGGTCAGCAAC CGAACGGAGGAGCGCTCCATCCAACTGGCCGTGCGTGTGCACAAGACCCTGGAATTGGCGGACGATAAGTTTTATGTGATTACCTGTGGCAAATCGGGCTATGCGCG CGATGACAATGCCCATGTGGTGCTCAAGTTCCTGGAGAACGACCACAGAGTGCGTGAGACGGTCTACGGTCACGAGTACAAGATCCGCGCCGAGTTCTCCAAGCCAAACG ATACCTATGGCCTGCGCGTGGGCAACTGCTTCGCCTTTGATAAGAAGAACAGGACCCAAAAGCTCACCGACGACAGCGG CTGCCCCTATGACTCGAAGATCATCAGTCGTTTTGTGCCCACAGCAGATGGACGAGCTGCCGAAGCGGTGCTCTCCTCGATGTTCAAGTTCCCCGAGG GATCTGAGGTGCATCTGCAGTGCGATGTGATCCAGTGCTATGGCCGCTGTGTGGAGATCGACGACTGCAACGATGTGGCTCTGGCTGGATTCGGCAAGGGCACCAATGGACCCCGGAAATTCGGTCCAAATGAGGAGGGCTCCAGTTTGGCTGGCACCACCGTCTTTGTGCTCGATCCCGCCGAGGCTAGAT TGATCTCGGGCAATTGCGACGATGGCATACGGCCCAGTTGGCTGCTGTGGCTGACCATCACCCTGGGCGTACTCTTCCTGATCATGTTGCTGATGAACATCTTCCTCTGCACGGCCATGAGCTGCAGTTGTGCCAATACAGAG ATCATCGAGAAGGAGCCATCGATTATCGAGGAGTACGATCCTTATCGCAGTTGGCATGGCAGTCAGTACGGATCCCGCTATTCGCTCCATGGCAGGGATGCCCACAAGGGCTACACCAGCGGTGGCTCCACGATACACTCAAATAGGTCTGATAGATATTAA
- the LOC122619302 gene encoding uncharacterized protein LOC122619302 isoform X1: MMMTTGKRPDSQGLWLLPVLLFLVGQVTTQEPPAAPSEFAPHVTATCKAGTMNIKVKMSSGYTGAVHVRDYRTPGCMAMGDGSDQVAFSLNLWAKQGASDYCGILVSNVSGSNRTEERSIQLAVRVHKTLELADDKFYVITCGKSGYARDDNAHVVLKFLENDHRVRETVYGHEYKIRAEFSKPNDTYGLRVGNCFAFDKKNRTQKLTDDSGCPYDSKIISRFVPTADGRAAEAVLSSMFKFPEGSEVHLQCDVIQCYGRCVEIDDCNDVALAGFGKGTNGPRKFGPNEEGSSLAGTTVFVLDPAEARLISGNCDDGIRPSWLLWLTITLGVLFLIMLLMNIFLCTAMSCSCANTEIIEKEPSIIEEYDPYRSWHGSQYGSRYSLHGRDAHKGYTSGGSTIHSNRSDRY, from the exons ATGATGATGACGACAGGAAAGAGGCCAGATAGCCAGGGCCTTTGGCTCCTGCCCGTGCTGCTGTTTCTGGTTGGACAG GTCACAACACAGGAACCACCAGCTGCCCCATCCGAATTCGCTCCCCATGTAACGGCCACTTGCAAGGCGGGCACAATGAACATCAAGGTGAAGATGAGCTCCGGCTACACGGGCGCCGTCCACGTCCGGGATTACCGCACTCCGGGCTGCATGGCCATGGGCGATGGCAGCGACCAGGTGGCTTTTAGCCTCAATCTGTGGGCCAAACAGGGCGCCAGCGACTATTGCGGCATCCTGGTCAGCAACGTGAGTGGGAGCAAT CGAACGGAGGAGCGCTCCATCCAACTGGCCGTGCGTGTGCACAAGACCCTGGAATTGGCGGACGATAAGTTTTATGTGATTACCTGTGGCAAATCGGGCTATGCGCG CGATGACAATGCCCATGTGGTGCTCAAGTTCCTGGAGAACGACCACAGAGTGCGTGAGACGGTCTACGGTCACGAGTACAAGATCCGCGCCGAGTTCTCCAAGCCAAACG ATACCTATGGCCTGCGCGTGGGCAACTGCTTCGCCTTTGATAAGAAGAACAGGACCCAAAAGCTCACCGACGACAGCGG CTGCCCCTATGACTCGAAGATCATCAGTCGTTTTGTGCCCACAGCAGATGGACGAGCTGCCGAAGCGGTGCTCTCCTCGATGTTCAAGTTCCCCGAGG GATCTGAGGTGCATCTGCAGTGCGATGTGATCCAGTGCTATGGCCGCTGTGTGGAGATCGACGACTGCAACGATGTGGCTCTGGCTGGATTCGGCAAGGGCACCAATGGACCCCGGAAATTCGGTCCAAATGAGGAGGGCTCCAGTTTGGCTGGCACCACCGTCTTTGTGCTCGATCCCGCCGAGGCTAGAT TGATCTCGGGCAATTGCGACGATGGCATACGGCCCAGTTGGCTGCTGTGGCTGACCATCACCCTGGGCGTACTCTTCCTGATCATGTTGCTGATGAACATCTTCCTCTGCACGGCCATGAGCTGCAGTTGTGCCAATACAGAG ATCATCGAGAAGGAGCCATCGATTATCGAGGAGTACGATCCTTATCGCAGTTGGCATGGCAGTCAGTACGGATCCCGCTATTCGCTCCATGGCAGGGATGCCCACAAGGGCTACACCAGCGGTGGCTCCACGATACACTCAAATAGGTCTGATAGATATTAA